In Streptomyces qaidamensis, one DNA window encodes the following:
- a CDS encoding glycosyltransferase — MGQTARVSALVWTAAGSLLAWLWLLLCQGFFWRTDVRLPSREEPDEWPSVCVVVPARDEAAVLPAALPSLLAQDYPGRAEVFLVDDGSSDGTGDLAREMARRHGGLPLTVGSPGEPPTGWTGKLWAVRHGLGLARAREPEYVLLTDADIAHAPDSLRELVAAARSGGFDVVSQMARLRVESVWERLVVPAFVYFFAQLYPFRRIAGEGRTAAAAGGCVLLRTEAAERARIPEAIRHAVIDDVALARAVKGGGGRVWLGLAERVDSVRPYPRLHDLWRMVSRSAYAQLRHQPLLLAGTVAGLALVYLVPPVAALAGLAAGRTPAAVLGGLAWLVMAGTYVPMLRYYRQPLWLAPLLPFTAFLYLLMTVDSAVQHYRGRGAAWKGRTYTRPDALPDEG; from the coding sequence GTGGGGCAGACTGCGCGCGTGAGCGCCCTTGTGTGGACTGCCGCTGGATCACTGCTCGCCTGGCTGTGGCTGCTGCTCTGCCAGGGCTTCTTCTGGCGCACCGATGTGCGGCTGCCGTCACGCGAGGAGCCCGACGAGTGGCCGTCGGTGTGCGTCGTCGTCCCGGCGCGCGACGAGGCGGCCGTGCTGCCGGCCGCGCTGCCGTCGCTGCTCGCGCAGGACTATCCGGGGCGGGCGGAGGTCTTCCTCGTCGACGACGGCAGTTCGGACGGTACCGGTGATCTGGCACGCGAGATGGCGCGCAGGCACGGTGGGCTGCCGCTGACGGTGGGGTCGCCGGGTGAGCCGCCGACGGGCTGGACCGGCAAACTGTGGGCGGTGCGCCACGGCCTCGGGCTGGCACGCGCGCGTGAGCCGGAGTACGTCCTCCTGACGGACGCCGACATCGCACATGCGCCGGACAGTCTGCGCGAGCTGGTGGCGGCGGCCCGTTCCGGTGGGTTCGACGTCGTCTCACAGATGGCGCGGCTGCGGGTGGAGAGCGTCTGGGAACGGCTCGTCGTGCCGGCGTTCGTCTACTTCTTCGCGCAGCTCTACCCCTTCCGCCGGATCGCCGGGGAGGGCCGGACGGCGGCCGCGGCCGGGGGCTGCGTCCTGCTGCGGACGGAGGCCGCCGAGCGGGCGCGGATCCCGGAGGCGATCCGGCACGCCGTGATCGACGACGTGGCGCTCGCCCGGGCCGTGAAGGGCGGCGGCGGCCGCGTCTGGCTGGGGCTCGCCGAGCGGGTGGACAGCGTGCGGCCGTATCCGCGGCTGCACGACCTGTGGCGGATGGTGTCGCGCAGTGCGTACGCCCAGTTGCGGCATCAGCCGCTGCTGCTGGCCGGGACGGTCGCCGGGCTGGCGCTGGTGTATCTGGTCCCGCCCGTGGCGGCCCTGGCGGGTCTCGCCGCCGGCCGTACGCCGGCGGCGGTCCTCGGCGGTCTCGCGTGGCTCGTCATGGCGGGGACGTACGTCCCGATGCTCCGCTACTACCGGCAGCCGCTGTGGCTCGCTCCCCTGCTGCCGTTCACCGCGTTCCTCTACCTCCTCATGACCGTCGACTCCGCGGTGCAGCACTACCGGGGGCGGGGTGCGGCCTGGAAGGGCCGCACCTACACACGCCCGGACGCCCTGCCCGACGAGGGCTGA
- a CDS encoding TerD family protein: MLKGSNTPVPTAALRVELGWRAGAGVPDADASALLLVSGKVRSDADFVFYNQPAHSSGAISHEGKRTTDGRVTDALLVDLARVEPAIETVVLAASADGGTFGHVPDLYIEVQDAAQGTPVARFDNPGATTETAFVLGEFYRRQGAWKFRAVGQGYSSGLEGLATDYGITVDEPQQAAPAPAVVAPAPPAATPPAASAFTPPPTPQPAAPPPAPVRLTKVTLTKAAPSVSLTKQGGTSGALHVNLNWEVRKQFSGWSSKFGRPTAMHSDLDLDLCALYELNDGSKGVVQALGNSFGALHQPPYIHLDGDDRTGAVTTGENLTVNLDHKNAFRRILVFVTIYEGARSFADLNASVTLQPQYGAPIEFSLDECTVPSLVCALALITNTGGDLIVQREARYLVPERGVSPQRTVDHAYGWGMNWTPGRK, from the coding sequence ATGCTGAAAGGTTCAAATACTCCGGTGCCCACCGCGGCCTTGCGGGTGGAATTGGGATGGCGGGCCGGAGCGGGCGTGCCCGACGCCGACGCCTCCGCTTTGCTGCTGGTAAGCGGAAAGGTCCGCTCGGACGCGGACTTCGTCTTCTACAACCAGCCGGCGCACTCCTCCGGCGCCATCAGCCACGAGGGAAAGCGCACCACCGACGGCCGGGTGACCGACGCGCTTCTCGTCGACCTCGCGCGCGTGGAGCCCGCGATCGAGACGGTCGTCCTCGCCGCCTCCGCCGACGGCGGCACGTTCGGACACGTTCCCGACCTGTACATCGAGGTCCAGGACGCGGCCCAGGGCACGCCGGTGGCCCGCTTCGACAACCCGGGCGCCACCACCGAAACCGCTTTCGTGCTGGGCGAGTTCTACCGCCGCCAGGGTGCCTGGAAGTTCCGCGCCGTCGGTCAGGGCTACAGCAGCGGCCTCGAAGGACTGGCCACGGACTACGGCATCACCGTGGACGAGCCGCAGCAGGCGGCCCCGGCACCGGCCGTCGTCGCTCCGGCGCCCCCCGCGGCCACACCGCCCGCCGCCTCCGCGTTCACGCCCCCGCCGACGCCGCAGCCCGCCGCCCCGCCCCCCGCGCCCGTCCGCCTCACCAAGGTGACGCTCACCAAGGCCGCCCCCTCCGTCTCGCTCACCAAGCAGGGCGGCACCTCCGGCGCGCTGCACGTGAACCTCAACTGGGAGGTGCGCAAGCAGTTCTCGGGGTGGAGCAGCAAGTTCGGGCGCCCGACCGCGATGCACTCCGACCTCGACCTCGACCTGTGCGCCCTGTACGAACTCAACGACGGCAGCAAGGGCGTCGTACAGGCGCTCGGCAACAGCTTCGGAGCGCTGCACCAGCCTCCGTACATCCACCTCGACGGCGACGACCGCACCGGCGCCGTCACGACCGGTGAGAACCTCACCGTCAACCTCGACCACAAGAACGCCTTCCGGCGCATCCTCGTCTTCGTCACCATCTACGAAGGCGCCCGTTCCTTCGCCGATCTGAACGCATCGGTCACGCTCCAGCCGCAGTACGGGGCGCCGATCGAGTTCTCCCTGGACGAGTGCACCGTCCCCTCACTCGTGTGCGCGCTCGCCCTGATCACCAACACCGGCGGCGATCTGATCGTCCAGCGGGAGGCGCGCTACCTGGTGCCCGAGCGCGGGGTGAGCCCGCAGCGCACCGTCGACCACGCCTACGGGTGGGGCATGAACTGGACCCCCGGCCGCAAGTGA
- a CDS encoding DUF6643 family protein, with protein sequence MTSPRSTYGGGYYSASFPDTPIYDKLVAERGTPQIAPIRVPAQYDMPGSNLPALPSALPALPAAPSQPAYGYPQAQQPSPLQQAPAAYIPQQATAPRGYPGPQPQQPRPAAPAGYEAMRPAAPRPAPAPYQDPYNNQQYRGY encoded by the coding sequence ATGACCTCCCCCCGCTCCACCTATGGCGGCGGCTACTACTCCGCCTCCTTCCCGGACACCCCGATCTACGACAAGCTCGTCGCCGAGCGGGGCACCCCGCAGATCGCTCCGATCCGGGTCCCCGCTCAGTACGACATGCCGGGCAGCAACCTGCCCGCCCTCCCGTCGGCGCTGCCCGCCCTGCCGGCAGCCCCCTCCCAGCCCGCCTACGGCTATCCGCAGGCGCAGCAGCCCTCACCGCTGCAGCAGGCGCCCGCGGCGTACATCCCGCAGCAGGCCACCGCTCCGCGCGGCTACCCCGGCCCCCAGCCGCAGCAGCCGCGTCCGGCCGCACCCGCGGGCTACGAGGCGATGCGCCCCGCGGCTCCCCGGCCGGCCCCGGCTCCCTATCAGGACCCGTACAACAACCAGCAGTACCGCGGGTACTGA
- a CDS encoding MOSC domain-containing protein, which yields MGNAHLHSIHIHPVKAVRGLAPREAVVEPWGLAGDRRWVLIDDGGKVVTQRRQPRLALVAAELQPGGGVRLSAPGMPPLAVPVPRPCVTVPVEIFRDKVEAVPAEDEAAHAWVSSCLGSDARLVYMDDPATRRPLAPEYARPGETVSFADGFPLLLATTASLDALNSLIAQGEHAGEGPLPMNRFRPNVVVAGTSAWAEDDWSRIAVGEVPFRVAKPCGRCVVTTTDQGTGERGHEPLFSLGRHRRLGGKLVFGQNLVPLSRGTIRVGDQVRILE from the coding sequence ATGGGGAACGCTCACCTGCACTCGATTCACATCCATCCGGTCAAGGCGGTCCGGGGCCTGGCGCCCCGGGAGGCCGTCGTGGAGCCCTGGGGCCTGGCCGGAGACCGGCGCTGGGTGCTGATCGACGACGGGGGAAAGGTCGTCACCCAACGCCGGCAGCCGCGCCTCGCGCTCGTCGCCGCCGAGCTTCAGCCCGGTGGCGGCGTCCGGCTGTCCGCACCCGGCATGCCGCCGTTGGCGGTGCCCGTTCCCCGGCCCTGCGTGACCGTGCCGGTGGAGATCTTCCGCGACAAGGTCGAGGCGGTCCCGGCCGAGGACGAGGCCGCGCATGCCTGGGTCAGCTCCTGCCTCGGCTCCGACGCGCGCCTGGTGTACATGGACGACCCGGCCACCCGCCGCCCCCTCGCCCCGGAGTACGCGCGGCCCGGTGAGACCGTCTCCTTCGCCGACGGCTTTCCGCTGCTGCTGGCCACGACGGCTTCGCTCGACGCCCTCAACTCCCTGATCGCGCAGGGCGAGCACGCCGGCGAGGGCCCGTTGCCCATGAACCGCTTCCGGCCGAACGTGGTCGTGGCGGGCACCTCCGCCTGGGCCGAGGACGACTGGTCGCGCATCGCCGTCGGGGAGGTGCCCTTCCGCGTGGCCAAGCCCTGCGGCCGGTGCGTGGTGACCACCACCGACCAGGGCACCGGCGAGCGTGGCCACGAGCCCCTGTTCAGCCTGGGCCGCCACCGCCGCCTCGGCGGCAAACTGGTCTTCGGTCAGAACCTGGTGCCGCTGTCCCGCGGCACGATCCGGGTCGGGGACCAGGTCAGGATCCTCGAATAG
- a CDS encoding right-handed parallel beta-helix repeat-containing protein — MAQGTVQVTHTGTSRWRRRTGEYASLAAALEAAADGDVLTVAPGTYRENLVLQRAVTLRGPEGSPGSVRIAPVDGVPLTVRASAVVQDLHVEGQDAAAPAVLVEEGTPELRDVRVVTRSAAGIEVRGSARPTVRRCAVDNPAGIGIAVLDGAGGVFEECEVVAAGQAGVAVRGGAHPRLERCRIHHTSGSGLSATGENSALEAVGCEIYEVRGSGVQITGRATAHLTDCDVHRTTADGVTLDTDAVLTLADCRIHDIPENAVDLRSRSVLTLTRTTVRQFGRNGLSVWDPGTRVDANQCEIFDSTGDYPAVWVSDGATAVLDSCRVHDVPDALFVLDRGSRADVVDSDLSQVRNTAVSVSDGATAQLDDCRIRDAATGAWFRDHGSGGTLSNCTVDGTQTGVIVTKGADPTVERCTIDSPAEAGVYVSAGGRGSFQNCRVTGSGGYGFHVIDGSRTTLRKCRTERCARGGYEFADSGADAASGAGPLVEDCTSDESAGLRAPTAPATVVQTVSHSSGLLGAVPGQRTEPEPPAPVAEPGQPARTSKDVLGELDALVGLESVKREVRALTDMIEVGRRRQQAGLKAASVKRHLVFTGSPGTGKTTVARLYGEILASLGVLEKGHLVEVSRVDLVGEHIGSTAIRTQEAFEKARGGVLFIDEAYALSPEDAGRDFGKEAIDTLVKLMEDHRDAVVVIVAGYTAEMERFLSVNPGVASRFSRTITFSDYGPEDLLRIVEQQAEEHEYRLAPGASEALRKYFTVLPKGPAFGNGRTARQTFEAMVERHASRVAQLPEPSTDDLTLLYAEDLPELL; from the coding sequence ATGGCACAGGGCACGGTCCAGGTGACGCACACCGGCACGTCGCGGTGGCGGCGCCGCACGGGTGAGTACGCATCGCTCGCCGCCGCCCTGGAGGCCGCGGCCGACGGGGACGTCCTCACCGTCGCGCCCGGCACCTACCGGGAGAACCTCGTCCTGCAGCGCGCGGTGACCCTGCGCGGCCCCGAGGGCTCCCCCGGCTCCGTGCGGATCGCGCCGGTGGACGGCGTTCCGCTGACCGTGCGCGCCTCGGCGGTGGTGCAGGACCTCCATGTGGAGGGCCAGGACGCCGCCGCCCCTGCGGTGCTGGTGGAGGAGGGCACCCCGGAGCTGCGGGACGTGCGGGTCGTGACGCGGTCGGCGGCCGGGATCGAGGTGCGCGGCAGCGCCCGGCCCACGGTCCGGCGCTGTGCGGTCGACAACCCGGCGGGCATCGGCATCGCCGTACTCGACGGCGCGGGCGGGGTGTTCGAGGAGTGCGAGGTCGTCGCGGCCGGGCAAGCGGGCGTGGCGGTGCGCGGCGGCGCCCACCCCCGCCTTGAGCGCTGCCGGATCCACCACACCTCGGGCTCGGGTCTGTCGGCGACCGGGGAGAACTCCGCGCTGGAAGCGGTGGGCTGCGAGATCTACGAAGTGCGGGGCAGCGGTGTGCAGATCACCGGCCGCGCCACGGCGCACCTCACCGACTGCGACGTGCACCGCACGACGGCCGACGGAGTCACGCTCGATACGGACGCGGTGCTGACGCTCGCCGACTGCCGCATCCACGACATCCCGGAGAACGCGGTCGACCTGCGCTCCCGTTCCGTTCTCACGCTGACGCGCACCACGGTGCGGCAGTTCGGGCGCAACGGCCTGTCGGTGTGGGACCCGGGCACGCGGGTGGACGCCAACCAGTGCGAGATCTTCGACAGCACGGGCGACTACCCGGCGGTGTGGGTCAGCGACGGCGCCACCGCCGTCCTGGACTCCTGCCGGGTGCACGACGTGCCGGACGCGTTGTTCGTCCTCGACCGCGGCTCGCGCGCTGACGTCGTGGACAGCGACCTGTCGCAGGTACGCAACACGGCGGTGTCGGTGAGCGACGGCGCGACCGCGCAGCTCGACGACTGCCGGATCCGGGACGCGGCGACGGGCGCCTGGTTCCGCGACCACGGCAGCGGTGGCACGCTCAGCAACTGCACGGTGGACGGCACCCAGACCGGCGTGATCGTCACCAAGGGCGCCGACCCGACCGTGGAGCGCTGCACCATCGACTCGCCGGCGGAGGCGGGCGTCTACGTCTCGGCCGGCGGCCGCGGCAGCTTCCAGAACTGCCGGGTCACGGGCAGCGGCGGCTACGGCTTCCACGTGATCGACGGCAGCCGTACGACGCTGCGCAAGTGCCGCACGGAGCGGTGCGCGCGCGGGGGTTACGAGTTCGCGGACAGCGGCGCGGACGCCGCGTCCGGGGCGGGCCCGCTCGTCGAGGACTGCACGAGCGACGAGAGCGCCGGGCTGCGTGCGCCCACGGCGCCCGCGACGGTCGTGCAGACGGTGAGCCACTCCTCCGGCCTGCTGGGCGCGGTCCCGGGGCAGCGCACCGAGCCGGAGCCCCCGGCGCCGGTCGCCGAGCCCGGGCAGCCGGCCCGCACCTCCAAGGACGTCCTCGGTGAACTGGACGCGCTGGTGGGCCTGGAGAGCGTCAAGCGCGAGGTGCGCGCCCTCACCGACATGATCGAGGTCGGTCGGCGCCGGCAGCAGGCCGGTCTGAAGGCGGCCTCGGTCAAGCGGCACCTGGTCTTCACCGGCTCCCCCGGCACCGGCAAGACGACGGTCGCGCGGCTCTACGGCGAGATCCTCGCCTCGCTCGGCGTGCTGGAGAAGGGCCACCTGGTCGAGGTGTCCCGGGTCGACCTGGTCGGCGAGCACATCGGCTCGACGGCGATCCGTACCCAGGAGGCTTTCGAGAAGGCGCGCGGCGGCGTGCTGTTCATCGACGAGGCGTACGCGCTGTCCCCGGAGGACGCGGGCCGCGACTTCGGCAAGGAGGCCATCGACACGCTGGTGAAGCTGATGGAGGACCACCGGGACGCGGTCGTGGTGATCGTCGCGGGCTACACGGCCGAGATGGAGCGCTTCCTGTCGGTCAACCCGGGCGTGGCGTCCCGCTTCTCCCGGACCATCACCTTCAGCGACTACGGCCCCGAGGACCTGCTGCGGATCGTGGAGCAGCAGGCCGAGGAGCACGAGTACCGGCTGGCGCCGGGCGCGTCGGAGGCCCTGCGGAAGTACTTCACGGTGCTGCCCAAGGGCCCGGCGTTCGGCAACGGCCGTACCGCACGGCAGACGTTCGAGGCCATGGTCGAGCGGCACGCGAGCCGGGTCGCCCAGCTTCCGGAGCCGAGCACGGACGACCTGACTCTGCTCTACGCCGAGGATCTGCCCGAGCTGCTCTGA
- a CDS encoding DeoR/GlpR family DNA-binding transcription regulator, translated as MSENQNLLAEQRRSLILDEVRRRGGVRVNELTRKLGVSDMTVRRDLDALARQGVLEKVHGGAVPVVEASTHEPGFEAKSGLELTAKEDIARAAAKLVAPGAAIALSGGTTTFALAHQLLDVPDLTVVTNSVRVADVFHAAQRTSGPRQGAATVVLTGGVRTPSDSLVGPVADQAIAALHFDLLFLGVHGISVEAGLSTPNLAEAETNRRLVQSARRVVVVADHTKWGKVGLSSFASLERIDTLVTDAGLPDDARGVVAEHLRRLVVAGEPEDGADI; from the coding sequence GTGAGCGAGAATCAGAACCTCCTCGCGGAGCAGCGGCGATCCCTGATCCTCGACGAGGTTCGCCGCCGGGGCGGTGTCCGGGTCAACGAGCTGACCCGCAAGCTCGGCGTGTCGGACATGACGGTCCGCCGTGACCTCGACGCGCTCGCCCGCCAGGGCGTGCTGGAGAAGGTGCACGGCGGCGCGGTCCCGGTGGTCGAGGCGAGCACGCACGAACCGGGCTTCGAGGCCAAGTCCGGCCTGGAGCTGACCGCCAAGGAGGACATCGCACGCGCCGCGGCCAAGCTGGTCGCCCCTGGCGCGGCGATCGCCCTGTCGGGCGGTACGACGACCTTCGCGCTGGCGCACCAGCTGCTGGACGTCCCGGACCTCACGGTGGTCACCAATTCGGTGCGCGTCGCCGATGTGTTCCACGCGGCGCAGCGCACCTCGGGTCCGCGGCAGGGCGCGGCCACGGTCGTGCTGACGGGCGGGGTGCGCACGCCCTCCGACTCCCTGGTGGGGCCGGTGGCCGACCAGGCGATCGCGGCGCTCCACTTCGACCTGCTGTTCCTCGGGGTGCACGGCATATCGGTCGAGGCCGGTCTGTCGACGCCGAACCTCGCGGAGGCCGAGACGAACCGGCGGCTCGTGCAGTCGGCCCGCCGCGTGGTCGTGGTCGCGGACCACACCAAGTGGGGCAAGGTGGGGCTGAGTTCGTTCGCCTCGCTGGAGCGGATCGACACGCTCGTGACGGACGCCGGTCTGCCCGACGACGCGCGCGGGGTCGTCGCGGAGCATCTGCGGCGGCTGGTGGTGGCCGGGGAGCCCGAGGACGGCGCAGACATCTGA
- a CDS encoding SRPBCC family protein, giving the protein MPRRLRPVEPDFVATAPVRHVFERDMAAPPEAVYGALEDVPGWAEWFAQVSAARPVGAGAGRDITLTGGIRFRETVIAAKGPELYAYRVDVTNLPGVRAIAEEWRLTPAGGGTRVRWTFATDGTAAYRLAVKVARGGQARAFRDAVRALDRRLNA; this is encoded by the coding sequence ATGCCCCGTCGACTGCGCCCGGTGGAACCCGACTTCGTGGCGACGGCTCCCGTCCGGCATGTCTTCGAGCGGGACATGGCCGCTCCGCCGGAGGCGGTGTACGGCGCCCTGGAGGATGTGCCCGGCTGGGCCGAGTGGTTCGCTCAGGTGTCGGCCGCCCGCCCGGTCGGCGCCGGCGCGGGACGGGACATCACACTCACCGGTGGCATCCGGTTCCGCGAGACGGTCATCGCGGCGAAGGGACCCGAGCTGTACGCCTACCGCGTGGACGTCACCAATCTGCCGGGCGTGCGGGCGATAGCCGAGGAGTGGCGGCTCACGCCGGCCGGCGGCGGTACCCGGGTGCGGTGGACCTTCGCCACCGACGGGACCGCTGCGTACCGGCTGGCCGTGAAGGTGGCGCGCGGAGGCCAGGCGCGCGCGTTCCGGGACGCCGTGCGGGCGCTGGACCGGCGACTGAACGCCTGA
- a CDS encoding PLP-dependent cysteine synthase family protein codes for MSTPQQTRTGVTLDVDHSDTDYRAWLKEAVRRVQADANRSADTHLLQFPLPQRWGIDLYLKDESTHPTGSLKHRLARSLFLYGLCNGWIRPDRPVIEASSGSTAVSEAYFAKLIGVPFIAVMPRTTSAEKIRLIEFHSGRCHFVDDPRTMYEESARLAAETGGHYMDQFTYAERATDWRGNNNIAESIFRQLRLERFPEPAWIVATAGTGGTSATLARYVHYMQYDTRVCVADPENSCFFEGWTTGDPDVTCDCGSRIEGIGRPRMEPSFVPGAIDRMMKVPDAASVAAVRALERAIGRKAGGSTGTGLWSALKIVAEMVSEGRQGSVVTLLCDPGDRYLDKYYSDAWLAAQGLDIQPYTAAIDSLLRTGVWPH; via the coding sequence GTGAGTACCCCCCAGCAGACCCGGACCGGTGTGACCCTCGACGTCGACCACAGTGACACCGACTACCGGGCGTGGCTCAAAGAGGCCGTCCGCAGGGTCCAGGCGGACGCCAACCGCTCGGCCGACACGCACCTGCTGCAGTTCCCTCTGCCCCAGCGGTGGGGCATCGACCTGTACCTGAAGGACGAGTCCACCCACCCCACCGGCAGCCTCAAGCACCGGCTCGCCCGCTCCCTCTTCCTGTACGGCCTGTGCAACGGCTGGATCCGGCCGGACCGACCCGTCATCGAGGCCTCCAGCGGCTCGACCGCCGTCTCCGAGGCGTACTTCGCGAAGCTGATCGGCGTGCCCTTCATCGCCGTCATGCCGCGCACGACGAGCGCCGAGAAGATCCGCCTCATCGAGTTCCACTCCGGCCGATGTCACTTCGTCGACGACCCCCGCACGATGTACGAGGAGTCCGCCCGCCTCGCGGCCGAGACCGGCGGCCACTACATGGACCAGTTCACCTACGCCGAACGGGCCACGGACTGGCGCGGGAACAACAACATCGCGGAGTCCATCTTCCGCCAGCTGCGCCTGGAGCGGTTCCCCGAGCCGGCGTGGATCGTCGCCACCGCGGGCACCGGCGGCACCTCCGCGACCCTCGCGCGCTACGTCCACTACATGCAGTACGACACCCGCGTCTGCGTGGCCGACCCCGAGAACTCGTGCTTCTTCGAGGGCTGGACCACCGGCGATCCGGACGTCACCTGCGACTGCGGCTCCCGTATCGAGGGCATCGGCCGGCCCCGCATGGAACCGAGCTTCGTGCCCGGCGCGATCGACCGGATGATGAAAGTGCCCGACGCGGCCAGTGTCGCCGCCGTACGGGCCCTGGAACGCGCCATCGGCCGCAAGGCCGGCGGCTCCACCGGCACGGGCCTGTGGAGCGCGCTGAAGATCGTCGCGGAGATGGTGTCCGAGGGCCGGCAGGGCAGCGTCGTGACCCTGCTGTGCGACCCGGGCGACCGGTATCTCGACAAGTACTACTCGGACGCCTGGCTGGCCGCCCAGGGGCTGGACATCCAGCCGTACACGGCCGCGATCGACTCACTGCTGAGGACGGGCGTCTGGCCGCACTGA
- a CDS encoding ATP-binding protein gives MISYPSRHCTVELQALPSRIGQVRRIVSAQLRYWHLDPLIDRASLGVTELLSNVHRHAQPDKTCTVEMELLLDRLTVSVRDGDPRMPVVDDAEPLATCGRGLAMVAAMSESWGVRPDGESGKVVWFTLPTSAPAVAAPSLHARRTVLDKPARRFAEVGASTDGLRPDHAPARSAVAG, from the coding sequence GTGATCAGCTACCCAAGCAGGCACTGCACGGTGGAGCTCCAAGCCCTGCCGTCGCGGATCGGCCAGGTCCGCAGAATCGTATCTGCGCAATTGCGCTACTGGCATCTGGATCCCCTGATCGACCGGGCCTCGCTCGGCGTGACGGAGCTGTTGTCCAACGTCCACCGCCATGCCCAGCCCGACAAGACGTGCACCGTGGAGATGGAGCTGCTGCTCGACCGGCTCACCGTCTCGGTGCGCGACGGCGACCCTCGGATGCCCGTGGTCGACGACGCCGAACCGCTGGCGACCTGCGGGCGCGGGCTCGCGATGGTGGCCGCCATGAGCGAGAGCTGGGGCGTCCGGCCGGACGGCGAGTCCGGCAAGGTCGTGTGGTTCACCCTGCCCACGTCCGCCCCGGCGGTTGCGGCGCCGTCGCTCCACGCGCGGCGCACGGTCCTGGACAAGCCCGCGCGCCGGTTCGCCGAGGTCGGGGCTTCCACCGACGGGCTCCGGCCCGACCATGCTCCCGCCCGGTCCGCCGTTGCCGGTTGA
- a CDS encoding SHOCT domain-containing protein has product MQTLANFGDGGGPGPWILLFPVIWALVIGGGVVLLRRSVWRGRRGGPRRQWAARDDSPIAVLGRRFASGEIDEDEYWRRLSVLNEEFGREGGVAQ; this is encoded by the coding sequence ATGCAGACCCTGGCGAACTTCGGCGACGGCGGCGGGCCAGGCCCGTGGATCCTGCTCTTCCCGGTGATCTGGGCGCTGGTGATCGGCGGCGGCGTCGTGCTGCTGCGCCGCTCCGTGTGGCGTGGCCGCCGCGGCGGTCCCCGGCGGCAGTGGGCCGCCAGGGACGACTCGCCCATCGCCGTACTCGGCCGCCGCTTCGCCTCCGGCGAGATCGACGAGGACGAGTACTGGCGCCGACTGTCCGTACTGAACGAGGAGTTCGGCCGCGAGGGAGGTGTGGCGCAATGA
- a CDS encoding TetR/AcrR family transcriptional regulator, which translates to MYSTGMSTPERLIESTRELLWERGYVGTSPKAILERADAGQGSMYHHFKGKPDLALAAIRRTAEEMRAIAAGVLDGPGTPYERIEAYLRREREVLRGCPVGRLTMDPDVVASAELRAPVDETLDWLRGRIAGIVEEGKAQGQFAPGLDGGEIAAAVVATVQGGYVLARASGSSAAFDAGVRGLLSLLAPRTS; encoded by the coding sequence ATGTACAGTACGGGCATGAGCACCCCGGAACGGCTGATCGAGTCCACCCGCGAACTGCTGTGGGAGCGTGGCTACGTGGGCACCAGCCCCAAGGCGATCCTGGAACGCGCGGACGCCGGGCAGGGCAGCATGTACCACCACTTCAAGGGCAAGCCCGATCTCGCACTGGCCGCGATCCGCCGGACCGCAGAGGAGATGCGCGCCATCGCCGCGGGAGTACTCGACGGCCCGGGCACGCCGTACGAGCGCATCGAGGCGTATCTGCGGCGCGAGCGGGAGGTGCTCCGGGGCTGCCCGGTCGGCCGGCTGACGATGGATCCGGACGTCGTCGCGAGCGCCGAGCTGCGCGCGCCGGTCGACGAGACGCTCGACTGGCTGCGCGGGCGGATCGCCGGGATCGTCGAGGAAGGCAAGGCGCAGGGCCAGTTCGCGCCCGGACTGGACGGCGGCGAGATCGCGGCGGCGGTCGTCGCGACCGTCCAGGGCGGTTACGTCCTCGCCCGCGCCTCCGGCTCCTCCGCCGCGTTCGACGCGGGGGTCCGGGGGCTCCTCTCCCTGCTGGCACCCCGGACTTCCTGA
- a CDS encoding DUF4865 family protein: MHAMQYELTLPAGYDMGLIRDRVARRGHLLDDWDGLGLKAYLIRERGLLGSRVDQYAPFYLWNTVHGMNAFLWGGGFQGVSDDFGRPSVRQWTGLAYEEGGGSHPRFAVRRRQPVPDGGPLADAAADAVDEARRLAVEDGAVLAAAAVDTSRWELVHFSLWERWDHDTPQADGEVFEVLHLSAPGRDRLPRGRRW, from the coding sequence TTGCACGCCATGCAGTACGAGCTCACCCTGCCCGCCGGCTACGACATGGGCCTCATCCGCGACCGCGTCGCCCGCCGGGGGCACCTGCTCGACGACTGGGACGGGCTCGGCCTCAAGGCCTACCTGATACGCGAGCGCGGCCTGCTCGGCTCACGGGTCGACCAGTACGCGCCCTTCTACCTCTGGAACACCGTGCACGGCATGAACGCCTTCCTGTGGGGCGGCGGGTTCCAGGGGGTCAGTGACGACTTCGGGCGGCCGTCCGTGCGGCAGTGGACGGGGCTCGCATACGAGGAAGGGGGCGGCTCGCACCCGCGGTTCGCGGTACGGCGGCGCCAACCGGTGCCGGACGGCGGGCCGTTGGCCGACGCCGCGGCGGACGCGGTGGACGAGGCCCGGCGGCTGGCCGTGGAGGACGGGGCCGTGCTCGCCGCCGCGGCCGTCGACACGAGCCGCTGGGAGCTGGTGCACTTCTCCCTCTGGGAGCGCTGGGATCATGACACGCCCCAGGCCGACGGCGAGGTGTTCGAGGTACTGCACCTGTCCGCGCCGGGCCGGGACCGGCTGCCCCGGGGACGCCGGTGGTGA